GAACCATTCTGCGGAAGATGAGGCGTTTGACGGATTACTATGATATCCACAAAGAGATAGGGAGGTGAGTGTGTACCGCACACTCATGCTGTCTCACATCCGTTCACAGGCAGCAAAGACATCGACATTAATGCCTGATTGAGAGCTGAGAGCTGGgtcgtggtggtggtggaggggtgTCACTGGGGGTTGGCCAGGGAGCCGCACAAGCTGAGCCGCAGTAGACGGTAATGAGAGATTAGTCACCAACCTGAGCGGAGCGAATACATTAGCcgacaaaacagacagacaggaaaatgTGTTCTCCAACGGCCGATGTGTGCTGGTCATTAAACAGAGCAACAGACTCGGAAAGGCAATTCAGATTCAGAATTTTTCTCCTTAACCAAAGCCCAAGGAGAATGGAAGTTGATTATACAATGGCAATGCCCCCCCCTCGTCTCCCCATTGTCTACGAGTAGAGCATTTGAACATTTGGTGCTAATActccttattttattttctgttagtTCTgctcaaataatttttttttttcatcacgtCAGTGTAAATTTCccaacacaaaaatataaactataattTGTAACTGAATAATACACCTCCACCCCTAATTCAGCAATATCCAGTGTTGCCCTTATGATATTCTTTTTCCCAGTTACCTTGTTTTCCTTTCGTTTTCACCACATGGTCAGAGAGAATCCTTGGCCTCATTGACAGGCATGTATCCACTGTCTTCAGACAACCAGCCCACTGCCTCATCCCtttttgaaatgttcttttaGGTTCATGTTATTAAaggctaattgtttcagctggtCTACGTCTTCTCTTACTACCTGGAGttacaaaataatgtttgaCAAAGATGGTGCGAAGACGGTTTACCTGTAAGGAGTAACttaaccccccccaaaaagaagtttgtttttgctgacctctagttgttttatcttttcaccttgctgcagtgatgtacaggtgtactCCAAGACCCCGTGACATTAGTAATGGGTGTagttacaggtgcaacagagcCCATTTTTTGACGATGCCCAAGAGGTGAAACAAAATGCGGATAAATAatagttaaaaacaacaaaaaaatccaagcaGTGATTTGCTTATGGTAGCCTGAGAGCTTAGGTTCTGAAAAGCTAGTAAATGGACCTTTGAGCTGAGATTATTTTGTCGGACGTACCGTTCACAATGGTCAAGAATGAACGTTCATGCATATAACAGTAGCTATATTTTGATTTGTGTCCTGTATATCACTCAAACTGGTATGATTATGAAAAAAGAGGCAAGCCCccttaaaaatattcttttggTATCTCACAATGTCTTGCATCACATTCCTTTTTGACTGTTTGACTGCATTTTTGTTGTGGGACTGTTAAATAGAATAAGGACTGCCTAAAACTGAAATAACGGCAAACGATATGTTTATTACGGGATCATGGGTTTTATCAAACTCATAATCTCATTACCATGTGACTGTGCAGGGGGGCCTTCTCCTATGTGAAGAGAGTGACTCAGAAGAAGGGAAAGGCCGAGTTTGCTGCCAAGTTCATTTCTGCACGAGGAAAGAGGAAAGCCTTGGCCCTCAGAGAGATGGACCTGCTGTCTGAGCTGGACAGCGAGAGGATTCTCTATTTCCACGACGCCTTTGAGAAGAAGGACGTGGTGGTGCTCATCACAGAGTTGTATCTTTTCCgtgcaatttcattttcagtgaaagGAGTTGTACTTTAATAGGCTATTTTATTATGCTGTCAGTGACCTGTGTTATCCTTTGACACGGGATTGcaacaacagaacaaacaatGCAAATTTGCAATGAGGGCCAAGCTGTCATATCTTTGTGTCAAAAAGGCACTACCTTTCCTGCAGTACTGTTTCAAACTTTATCTGCTTCTTTAGCGACCAAAAGTGCACTTAAATGCGTCGCAAGGACACTACAGATCCAAAGCATTAATCCTAATGTCTTCTGCAGTTCCCTGGAGGCAGGAACGGAGCGCAGCACAGCTTTTTCATTCTGACTCATCACCGATGAGTGGAATTAGCAAGAGATAGGATGTGTGGGAGTTTTGCTCATCTATAATTCATTTCTCATGCACCTCCCGCTTGGactgtgtcttttttccttAACTGTTGTGTGAAGATGTCACGAGGAGTTTCTGGAAAGAATGGCCAAGAAAACGACGGCCATGGAACTGGAGGTTTGTGTGCTTCTGCTGACTGCACTGCGCTACCATTATGTAACACGACTTTTAAGTTCAGTCCCTATATGCTTCTCTACAGATCCGCTCTAGTGTTCAGCAGGTTTTGGAGGGTCTTCGTTATCTCCACCAAAAAAACATTGCCCACCTTGATATAAAGGTATTTGCCATCCCACCGCTGGTGCTGTATGAAATGTATTATGCATTCTTCTGTAAGTAACTAACACTGTAGTTTCTGGGTGCACCCCCCCCCTCTagccagaaaatattttaatggcAAGACCTGGCAGTGACCAGATCCGCATTTGTGACTTTGGAAATGCCATAAAACTGGAGACTTCAGAGGAGTACTACTGCAAATACGGCACGCCGGAGTATGTTGCACCAGAGATTGTTAACCAAACTCCCGTCTCCACGGCAACTGACATATGGTGAGCCACCTGTTCTCTAGCGCTGAGGAGTGAAGACACACTGCAGGCAAAACCTTGTTATCTGCAACCAAataaaatctgtcttttgtgtgctttcatgttGTTCCTGAAAATTCACTTACCATTCATCTGCCCTGCTCTCCCGAAGGCCTGTTGGTGTCATCACTTACCTCTGGTATGTTATGTAGATTTGCTGCCAGAGTAGTTTGTCACataatgtgtattttctttttttatagtttCACCATAATGGAACTAGCACCAAAATCTTAATCAAAAGAGTTATATGTTGTCCTTCGTTTATTTATTCCAGCCTGACCGGTGTGTCTCCCTTTGCTGGTGAGAATGACAGAGCGACTGCCTTAAACATCCGCAACTACAACGTGGCGTTTGAGGAGAGCATGTTCTCTGACCTCTGCAAAGAAGCAAAGGGATTTGTCATCAAACTTTTGGTGGTGGACAGGCTGTAAGCATCTTGATGACTCTGTCCTACCCTCTGTCACAAATCTGCGTTCGGGGTCCTTTTAACAGTGTCTAAACCGTAGTCTGCTCCCTCTTCATATGCATGTCTTTCCCTCCCCTAGGAGGCCGAGTGCCATTGAGTGCCTTCGTCATCCTTGGTTCAAGGTGAGCTATCGTTTCGGAAATGTGTCAACCAGCCTCAAACGTTTCAGTGTGTCACAGAATTTATATTTATGCGTATTTCCACTGAGGTTAATGGTGACTCCCATCTTTTTGTCTCGCAGTCACCAACAAACAAGAGCATCAGCACAGTGTTGCTAAAGCAAGTTCTGTCTAGAAGGCGATGGCAGGTAAGGCACCGTGGATGACAAATTAGGGAGCATGCACCTGGTTTGTGGAACTGAAAGACTGAGACACATTAAAACTCTAGGGGCAGATTCCCAGAGTGTGATTAAGCCCAGATCTAGACTAAAATAGCCTTTTATACCAGAATTACTCACATTGGATTTCTCAAAGATAGTTAGGAATAGTCCTACATTCATCATACTGcagaattaaatgaatgaatttttccaaagaaaaattAGACAAGTCCAGGACTAAATTAAGGCCTAAATTAAATCCTCAAAGGTGGCTGGACTAACTAAGTTATAATGCTCTCTGTCATTGGAGATGCCATAGTTTTTAAACCGTTTCAACCgagacaaacaaacactaaacacaaagtcaaCAGTCATTTTTGCAATTGAGAAGAGCTTTATGGCTAAGAAGACTAGAGGTTGTCACTAATGTGTTACCCTGTCATATCAAACCTGAGTTCAACTCACATATGAAGCAAGTTTGCTGGTCAGAATGATTGCAAACTCCAGTATGAAACGGATATTATTGACTCAGACTGGCgactatacaaataaaatacgggaaaaaatactaaaatgaaataaagaaataaaccCCTCATGCTGTCCTCTGTTGCCTTTTTTCAGCGTTCCCTTATCAGCTACAAAGCCAAGATGATTATGCGGTCCATCCCAGAGCTCCTGAATGACTCATCCAGCCACGTCTCCATTGCTGTGGGCCGGCATTTAAAAGAAGGCTCCCCAcccctttcctcttcctctgattCAGATGCAGATGTTGATGAGCTTCCATTCATTCCTATGCCACTGTCCATGGCCTTTTCTGGTTCCAGGGTCTCCCTTAATGAGATCCCAGGGGATGAAAATGTCACCGGATTGCCCAGTGTCGCTGCTGAtggaacaagagaaaaaaacaatatggcGGTAGCAAGTGCAACAGGAGGAGCTAGTAACAGGTtgaaagatgaagaggaaaccccaaatggggagaaaatggaaaagacCAAACGAGTTCCCCTTAAAAAAGGAACAAGTGTGGAGTCAGATGAATCAGAGACAAAAGCAAGGAGGGCTACCATGAGGAGAGGAAGTTCTGCCGATTCAGCGCTGCTTCTCCACATTGACTCAGAAGAGGGAAATGCCAATGCGGATTCAGAGGAAAGTAACAAGAGCCtgaaaaaatctgtttctaTGGAACTGCCCAATCGCAGCCCAAGCCCCGGGGCGGCAAAGTTAAGCCAGGAGGATTATGCGCTAAAACTGGAACTGATGAGACAGCGGCTGCTCAGGGGAGGAAGCATGGACAAAAAGATGAGCGGCCTGCGAGGGCCCTTGTTTGAAACTCTAGGCATGGAAGATGAGAGGCAAACAGGTTCTCTAGATCGAAATTTGAGGAGATCCAGAGCAGGGCAATCAACATTCACCAGAGCAGCGTCTTCTGACAGTCCTGGAGAGGACACGCCAAAGACCAAAGTTTTTTGCAAAAGCGCCTCCTTCACTCAGGGGGATTCTGAACCCATGCCACTGCACCGCAGGTTTGGAGCGCCTTTAGAGATCCCATCTGTGGGCAATAGTAGCATGGAAGGGAAAAAGCTCCAGGAGGCAATCTCAATGTCCGCCCTAACAGAACAGACAACACTGGAGTCTACATCTACCTCCCCCACGGAGAGGACTTCGTTTATACTCCCAACACCAGGAGTGGaccaacagcaaaaacaaaacaatgtgaaagAACACAGGGACATAGATGGGATAACAGAGAAAAGGACCAAAACCCACTTCGAAGAGGCAGATAGAGTAGAATATGAGTCCAGATCACCCTCTGTAATTACTCCTATAATTGTGAtagaggaggatgatgatgaagaagagaggaaagaaaatcagGAGTTAGATATTAATGAAACATCTGACAAGGCCCAATCCAAAGATCCCTTGGCTACAGCCAAGTCAAATAATACGACGTACACGGATACCCCTACATTACCTGAACATCCAGCAGTATTTGCCAAAGTAGCAACTGCTGACCGAACTCGTGGTTCTATTTCCACATCATCAAATCCTGATCTTCCTGCCAGCCCCCGACAACCTGTGCTCAGAACAGACATCAAAGATATTGACTCAGAGGAGGTCTTTGAAGCCAGGTTTAAGAAACGGGAGTCGTCTTTGACCCGTGGACTCCGAAAATTGACCAGAAACAAATCAGAGGAGAAATCCCCGTTACTAAGCCGGAAGACAGTTGAGGGGGGCGAAGAGGTTTACAGGCCGGGTCCAAGGGGGGCACCTCTTGAAATGGTATCCAAGGGACTAAAGGAGAAATCCAAATCTGTTCAAGATTTAAGAGAAGAAGATAAGGAACCTGGCTTTAGTCTAATTGGGAGGTTGTCCTTGCGGGCCAAGAGGTCAACATCTGTTGATAAGAGGGGTGAGAAACCAAAGGAGGAAAAGCATCAGGAAAAGCATCGGGATGTGCAGGAATCTGCAGTAAGCAAGAGGGTTTCATGGGCTATTGGTCGTAGCAAGTCCCTGGATACGAAGGAGCTGAACAGTGCAGGGGCACAGaggcagctggaggagagagagcaaagaaaagatgaggagTCATCGGTTTCTGCTATGAGGCGCAAGTTTGAGTCCAAAGTGGCCGGAATCTCTGCCAAAATAAGGACCCTgtcagaggaaagaaaagataaagatgCTGGGGGAAGTCAGAAGGAGCTGGCACAAAAGGATTTAAAGAAAGTCACAGATTCCCCTGTCCTGGCAATGCGACAGAAGTTTGAGGACAAAGTGGCAGGAATAACAACGAAAATTCGCAGTCAgtctgaggagagaaaaggagatgCGGAGGGAAAGAGGACACCCCTGTTTAATCGCCACCGTCATACCCAATCTGAGGGGCGTGGGCTCAAAGGAATGGGCATCCCTGAGAATCAACTAGCAAAACAGACCAGCGCTGGTGCGTCCAAAGAATCGATTGAGTCCGCGTCTAGCATCCATTCTGAAAGAGCCTCAGAGAGCGACAGGCGATCACGGTGGGACAGGTGGGGCTTGACAAGGGGCAAGAAAGACAAAACTCCTTCCCAATCTGATCTGCCTTCAAACGTCCCCAAAGAGGAGGGTTTGTCAAAAAGCCAGCAGTTTATCCGCACTGCTTCGGATTTTGCTCCAGTGTTCCACATCAAACTGAGAGACCACGTCTTATTGGAAGGGGAAACCATCACTCTTAGCTGCCTCCCAGCTGGAAGTCCACATCCAGAAATTACATGGATGAAAGGTATTGTATTTAAATTGTCTGGTGTTACTGTGGTGTTATCCAGAAGCtgctgtgcagttttttttttggttgtattCCAGATCGAAAACCACTGGCGGTGGATGACAGAATCCACCTGATCTCCCACCCAGATGGGAGGCAGCTTCTTAAGATCGTGACGTCCAGCCGGAGGGACGCTGGAATTTATGAATGTCAGGCTACCAACCCCATAgctaccaccaccacctcctgtACACTCTCCATAGCTTGTAAGTAGCCTGTTTAGCCCTAGTTAATCAAAAAATGCCGTTTTGtagtccatttgtttttttatagaaTGGGGAAAATAGGaattggaaatggaaaattattaatttattctccttttcccttcatgaacatacagtagttaTCTTCATAATGTGATGTATTTTACATAATTGAATTTTAACTGCAGGGAAAATGGTATGAATATTAATACAACTGAGATGAATATTAATGTCAGCAGATTAACTTTACAGTACATTAACGTAATGGATTTTTGAATTTTCTCATATTCATCATGTAACAGGAACAAACGATACTTCCTGCAAATCGGCAGATGTTGGGCTTTTGAAATTGGCTGTGACAGGTCGTATTTTAAGACTCCAGTCATGTCTTTACACAAACAGTGTGAAATGAGAACAACAGTGCTTAAATACCGCCAATGCTGCTCACAAATGCAACACAAATAACGAGACTTTTGAGGCTTCGgtggaaaatatatttcttaGATGTCAGGTGCAGTCGATTGCATTTGAATGTCATTTGTTATGGCTTCGGGACATGTAGTATTACTTGTCTCAACCACTGATGCTATTTGTCCTCCCTTGATAATCTGTCTGTGGTGTGAAAAATACTCCAGCTTATCCTGCCAGAAGCATTGGCCCAATTGTCCGTACCAGTGCGCAGACTTAATGGGAAATGCATTGTGAAATTAAGCAGTGACACTACTTGTATGATATTTGGTTTGgcttaacagaaaaaaacatttaaccacTGCCTGGCTCCTTTTTTTTACCCTGGGTTGGTGAAAAGGAACatttagttgtttttcttctgacaTCTGGAATCGCAACGACCTTAAATTGTggcattttcatataaataaatgaccATACTCTATCACTGATTGCTACAACAGAGTTGTAATGTAAACTATACCCAATTTATGTCGTTAAAAGACAGTGTCTAATGAACGGACAGTGTCTAATAAGTCTTCCCCATGAACACCTGGCAGAGGAAGTTCAGTTTCTTTAGGAAAAAGCAGGAGAAACTGTACATTAAGCAGCAGCAGTTCCGATTAATAAGACAAGCCCTGACTACAGAAACATTATCGACtgaataacaaacacaaaagacatcGGATTTATAGATGATTGAGAACTGGCACCTGgaaagtgcagtaaaaaaaacaaaacaccccaCCAATGAGGCCTGGGACATAAGACATCGGAACCAGAAAATATAACAAGAAATGTACGGATTAGCGCTTTGAATATGCAATATTGCCTTTTGTTCAAGCCTGGCACAGTTCAAGCACAAGCTAGTGAAACTgtaaacagctaaaaaaaaaaactgcttgttattttataaaaacCACCCAGACTTTACAGTGAAACTACGCACATACAGAGCCTCAAAAACCACACACGCACGAAACAGTGAAAACCCTGCAAGCAcgaatggaaaaaaacacaagtctCTTGATTTAAAACTTCATTTATCCAGGGTGGGATTACTGGGCACAAATGCTCTGTTTCAGAGCtcatgcagtcacacacacacacacacatctgcccAGTGCGGCCAGCGTCTGAACTGTTGGCCACTGAAGAGCTTCACTCAGAGGCTGCTGTGACCAGCCGTGGGTTTCCGCCTGCCAGTGGGCACGGATCCAATCTGTTCCTCTtctcccttctccttttttccgCCCCTTCTCTCTTACCTTGCTCAAGGTGTCCCGAAGCGGCCGGGGACCCCCGAAGTCCCCCAGACCTACAACAACACAGCCCTGGTGCTCTGGAAGCCAGCGGACACCAGGGCCCTGTGCAGCTACACACTAGAAAGGAGATCAGAGGGTGAGTGAGTTATCGACACTCAGCAACACCATTGGAAGTTCCCCTCCCCGCTGTTATTCAACAACTCACAATGCCTCACTTTTATCTAGTCTGCGGGTCATTATGGTTTTAAAACTGCGTTCCCTTCGTGTACTAGTCGGTGTGATATGGCAAAGCCacatgagtaaaaaaaaaacaaaaaacagattaagCTGAAGGAGTCAAGCTCCCGGGAGGTCGCGGTGTTTGAAAGGCTTAGACAATGTTTGGCTTCGCACTGTTTGAGGAGAGCGCTCGGGGGAAATGAGTTTCACCGAATCCATAGACACAACAGAGACGGAGAAAAAATTTAATCAGTCCGCGAGGGAACGGTGACTGTTGCTGGCGCTGCCGGTGAATCATCGTTACCCCCCGGTGCGCTGGACGAAAACTAAAAGCCACGGAATCCGGGAGTCTGTGAACGTCCGCCGTGGACTTTCTTTGGTCTGATAGATTTCACCCTGGCGTGCGTCGCCGCGTTCACACCTTGGTCTTTGCCAGGCAACACTGACGCGGAATCGCGCGTCGCTGCCCCGCCGGTACATTTTAATTCGGGTGCGCCTCACCCGAGCCTGCTGAGGGACTAAGACACTCTGACACACCGTTTTTCAGCAGGTTGCTGAGCCTTCACTCCTTTGTGTTAtaggtaacttttttttttttttttttgcgttatTGTtccaagccttttttttttttccacgtgcACGTCCAGACTATCAGTCGTTATTAGTTTGACAACGCCGCCATCTCGTGTGCGCATGTGTGAACTACAAGCCGTTCGCCGAGAGCGAAACCGATTCTCACACGAGAACCGTCTTTCCCCTCCGCGCAACCTCACTTCTCGGAAAACATGGAGCCGCGATTGCGCAGCTGGTCGGACGCAGACGTGCGCACGGCACTCGGGTTGCCTGGTGCGCAGCTTCAGTGCCCGGTCCTCAAAGCTCACAGCCGCATCACACGAGGCGCACTcgtcccccccacccccctctctctctgtctctctctctccgctccGCAGGGGATTCCCACTGGCTGACTGTGGCGACCGGAGTCGCCGACTGCTACTACAATGTCACCAACCTGCCACCAGGCGGCACCGTGAGGTTCCGGGTCTCCTGCGTCAACAAGGCCGGGCGGGGACCGCACAGCGGCTGCTCCGCCCCGGTCCGCCTGGACTCAacaggtaattttttttatgcacgGCTGAACCACGAGTGGCGTTGCGTAGGGGTGTGGGCCGCCGCGCAAGAGGCACTGGACTGGATCTGTGCTGGAATTGGActggaaaagacagagacagggtTACATTTAACCGTGTCAGCATGTAGTCAGCTTTACCATAAAGACGtaatgtaggttttttttttctacttctctAAGAGGATCTACCCTGAGTAGATTTATTTTAGCATCTGGAGTTGGAGCAGTATGTTTCAAATTGCATCAATAAAGCACCTTACgtccattttttaaaactcatgTAAAATACCAGTTggcaatatggataaaatcctctATCACGTCAATATCAGCACATGTCGTGTTgagaaaagtacattttctggGAAACGGACTGAGAAAGCGGTGCTCGACACGACGACCAGATGGGAATGTCTTGCTGGGGCCGATCCAACACCTGAGAAATCGGCATTTTCATAAAGCATTGCTTGAGGCGTACTGAAAAATCACATGACACGCAATGAAAACAGTGTGGAAACGTTTCTGGCAGGTGACAAATCGCCATATGGAGGCGGCCCTAATGTAAAGAAGCATAGATGAGGAAATAGATAAGGAAAGCTTCACTCTCAGTAGTAATAATGACTTAAAATCAGGTGTATTCATGAACATATACCGAGCAAGTGCTGTATGTGGTTGTATTTCTGTCACTCTGCATGTCTGTTTCCGCAGCTGAAGGCGTGTCTGCCGTGGGGAGGACAGTCCCGACCCCACCTGAACCACTGGCCACCTCTTCAGCGCCAGTGCGTCCATTCAAACCAGTCCAGAGCAGCGCTCCCAGGATGACTGTCCCCGCTATCAACCCCACCTCTCCAAAAGATTCAGCCTCCCCCGCTgctttccctcctcctgctACGTCACCCTCCAAAATGGTGGTCGCGCCCAACCCTCCATCCTCTCTGCCCTCGAGCCCTGCGACAAACCCTCCATCACCAGCTGCAGGCACAACTGCCGAGGAGGCTCAGAAAATAAGCTCCAATCTTCCCTCTTCAGCCACGGTCAAAGCACCTCCATCCTTTGTCCTCCCCAAACCCCAGAGTCCAGTAAACGTGGTGACCCCTATGACCCAGACCCCGCACATATCACCCCCGCCTCCCCTTGTAACCCCACCCTCGACCCCGACAAAACCAGCGGTGGCCTCCGTGCCCACGTATGTCCCCACCACAACCATCACTGCTCGTGTGGCCCCAACTCCTGTCTCCTTTTCCCCCCAAGTGCTCCAGGCATCCAGCCTGAGCCCCATCGGTGAAGCGGCCAGTACCCCGCCCAGAGGCGCTGCGCCCTCCGCCACTCTACGACAGGGGGTCCCACAGAAGCCCTACACTTTCCTGGATGAGAAAGCCAGGTGAGATAGATACTGTCACAGGATTTTACACATCAGATTCTCTGGTCCTAGCCTGTAAAACCTGCGATGAAAACCTGGAGTAAGCAGAATTGAGGAGCTGCTGATCCGCGTATAACAAGCTAATTGATCCTGCATTCATGCAGTGATTTATTGCCCGAAGTTATTGTTCCCACCAATTCCGAAACTGCTATTCTGGGAAaacttgatggatttttttgtgaCTTACAGTGGTTAAATTTAACTTGTACCCAGTATCAGTTTCGAAAATGTGACTTTTAGGGGCTTCAGAGTGAAAACGCTTCACATCTCTGGTTCATATcgtactcctttttttttttcacaaccagAGGTCGGTTTGGAGTGATCCGGGAGTGCCGCGAGAACGCAACGGGCAAAATCTACATGGCAAAGATCGTTCCCTACAGTCCGGAGAACAAGCCGGAAGTCCTGAAGGAGTACGAGATCCTGAAGTCCCTTCACAACGAGAAGGTCATGGCTCTGCACGAAGCCTATGTCACGCCGCGCTACCTGGTGCTGGTGGCAGAGTACTGCACCGGCAAAGAGCTGCTGTACAGCCTCATAGACAGGTGGGATGGTGGATATGTCACCTCATACTGagaaacacaaacccacacgGACCTCTACAGCGGGGGGGGGTTATTAAGGATTACTGGGGAAAAAGGAAGAATGAATACTATCTCTAGATAGATTAACTTATCTTCAACTAGATCAAATGTTAATTCGGCTGTTTTAATCCACTCTTCAAAGTTTTAGTGAGTGAAATATCAGTTTAAAACGACTAACAATCGTATTTTTTTGGCCACCCTAAGGTTCCGTTACTCCGAGGACGACGTGGTGGGATACCTGGTCCAGATCCTCCAGGGAGTCGAGTACCTCCACAATCGCCGCGTCCTCCACCTCGACCTCAAGCCCGACAACATCATGGTGACCAACCTCAACGCCATCAAGATTGTGGACCTTGGGAGCGCTCAGAGCTTCAACCCTCTCAGCCTCAAACACCAGGACTCAAGAGCCGGAACGCTGGAG
This genomic interval from Xiphias gladius isolate SHS-SW01 ecotype Sanya breed wild chromosome 13, ASM1685928v1, whole genome shotgun sequence contains the following:
- the spega gene encoding striated muscle preferentially expressed protein kinase isoform X2, with amino-acid sequence MAEVPGASPSLDIPSKRRKVTKDRIVPDTGAATQEPTPPVFIRKLRKAAVGTGCDIRLRVSVTGFPKPVLTWYHNDELLSPSEAQDSGGLWIRDCRTSDAGLYTCVATNELGEATCSAVLAIMDLGEDSETTEDETTEPQMETKEGAGRHQDKAGRRGPSGEGGRLMDYNPDASDRRATLPSAYDPVVERELRTLGSRPPGPHLDPTNPARTQTAGEPRGLSSRVPLSSPQPPPTTHKNGISTPSQDPDNTRPSDPWSSKADQSSSVNSVIMTPKLARAGPKVFDKVCVFEERRVSVDLPGGVGSVSGFGRAASFDSDDSGKKTGGPSKDEGRILQGTAQKRAAFKQRASSLEEQTSYSQRVQSYQSKFAEELQRIKKLVGKPSLKKAYSTELLPRKERMTMGKLEPIPPQVIKKLEARERALEERKVGEREGESRLQISPQAQGKGLGNESNNPEKDKMTKPDSQGKPVDSSSRGSAGKNSVTMETAPVHQLPGQPLPTATRTSFTREKLQSSPVADKDTLVATSRKFSSTSRDLGTDLRIDAKMDNKADHGSPVPHGSRASPVTVREPGSQYPPKPPRLTPSPTPSISPLLKRRKAEVGRTSPALKVNIPAILVEDEPIETECVADRSNEDSKTSREEGRVRKSKRGRSAPHRSPEEGGSSDDSYLSADEEPAEGPRFERPLAETTAPSGSEVTLTCIITGSPPPTVTWRKNNVEIRSDAFHAVKAEGGRHSLAIKQMGPSNAGSYCVTAANAAGRASCSATLYIQSEPAHMQCGKPAVSPEVSSPIQSDEEYLSPQEEAMELGDPPAPSKSVHFKEPPSFQVAPCDQGITEGQDVIISAKVKGHPKPTISWLKDRVTVKTAGRFAVRETDDGTGEMRIGSAQRSDAGLYICKLINEYGSRQAECRLEVTAAATQAALRITREVKDVLVRAGESAMFECHITGPPDVDVDWLSNGKLIQPALLNCKMHFDGKRCHLLLNSVHEDDSGTYTCKLSTAKEELTSSANLGVTPSKEPLFTRKLDILEVIEGRTARFDCKVSGSPVPRVTWMHFEKQVEESDNVRILQEGGRHSLVITHVSSNTEGFYTAIAQNIHGKSECTAELYMQEPRAAISSHMAKLEKMPSIPEEPEVLESEVEKRTMPDFVKPLADVEVLEGKEAVLKCKVAGLPYPTIAWYHNGKPIESSEERKMTQYRDVHSLVIRSICHAHRGVYKAVISNKVGKAACYAHLYVTDIVPDPPDGPPVIEAITGKTISLSWKRPKRLDPSFDTSSLLYVVQQQPLGSIQWSVVASNLRENNYTVTSLSKGVRYAFRVLTSTGKTLSKPSPSTDLVQLLDRGPYLRKAPVILEKPDIVYVVENQPATITITLNHVHAVVTWKRRGVVLVNKPGMHEMSMPDDDQHTLKLQRVRSTDIGQLVVTASNHFGSDLCTLQLAMAVPPKFETIMEDVDVHVGETSRLAVVVEGRPDPDILWYKDDVLLSESSHFTFVYDDPEYSLVVLNARPEHSGVYTCTAKNLAGSNSCKAELTVHTERKEAAEPMEDEGTILRKMRRLTDYYDIHKEIGRGAFSYVKRVTQKKGKAEFAAKFISARGKRKALALREMDLLSELDSERILYFHDAFEKKDVVVLITELCHEEFLERMAKKTTAMELEIRSSVQQVLEGLRYLHQKNIAHLDIKPENILMARPGSDQIRICDFGNAIKLETSEEYYCKYGTPEYVAPEIVNQTPVSTATDIWPVGVITYLCLTGVSPFAGENDRATALNIRNYNVAFEESMFSDLCKEAKGFVIKLLVVDRLRPSAIECLRHPWFKSPTNKSISTVLLKQVLSRRRWQRSLISYKAKMIMRSIPELLNDSSSHVSIAVGRHLKEGSPPLSSSSDSDADVDELPFIPMPLSMAFSGSRVSLNEIPGDENVTGLPSVAADGTREKNNMAVASATGGASNRLKDEEETPNGEKMEKTKRVPLKKGTSVESDESETKARRATMRRGSSADSALLLHIDSEEGNANADSEESNKSLKKSVSMELPNRSPSPGAAKLSQEDYALKLELMRQRLLRGGSMDKKMSGLRGPLFETLGMEDERQTGSLDRNLRRSRAGQSTFTRAASSDSPGEDTPKTKVFCKSASFTQGDSEPMPLHRRFGAPLEIPSVGNSSMEGKKLQEAISMSALTEQTTLESTSTSPTERTSFILPTPGVDQQQKQNNVKEHRDIDGITEKRTKTHFEEADRVEYESRSPSVITPIIVIEEDDDEEERKENQELDINETSDKAQSKDPLATAKSNNTTYTDTPTLPEHPAVFAKVATADRTRGSISTSSNPDLPASPRQPVLRTDIKDIDSEEVFEARFKKRESSLTRGLRKLTRNKSEEKSPLLSRKTVEGGEEVYRPGPRGAPLEMVSKGLKEKSKSVQDLREEDKEPGFSLIGRLSLRAKRSTSVDKRGEKPKEEKHQEKHRDVQESAVSKRVSWAIGRSKSLDTKELNSAGAQRQLEEREQRKDEESSVSAMRRKFESKVAGISAKIRTLSEERKDKDAGGSQKELAQKDLKKVTDSPVLAMRQKFEDKVAGITTKIRSQSEERKGDAEGKRTPLFNRHRHTQSEGRGLKGMGIPENQLAKQTSAGASKESIESASSIHSERASESDRRSRWDRWGLTRGKKDKTPSQSDLPSNVPKEEGLSKSQQFIRTASDFAPVFHIKLRDHVLLEGETITLSCLPAGSPHPEITWMKDRKPLAVDDRIHLISHPDGRQLLKIVTSSRRDAGIYECQATNPIATTTTSCTLSIACVPKRPGTPEVPQTYNNTALVLWKPADTRALCSYTLERRSEGDSHWLTVATGVADCYYNVTNLPPGGTVRFRVSCVNKAGRGPHSGCSAPVRLDSTAEGVSAVGRTVPTPPEPLATSSAPVRPFKPVQSSAPRMTVPAINPTSPKDSASPAAFPPPATSPSKMVVAPNPPSSLPSSPATNPPSPAAGTTAEEAQKISSNLPSSATVKAPPSFVLPKPQSPVNVVTPMTQTPHISPPPPLVTPPSTPTKPAVASVPTYVPTTTITARVAPTPVSFSPQVLQASSLSPIGEAASTPPRGAAPSATLRQGVPQKPYTFLDEKARGRFGVIRECRENATGKIYMAKIVPYSPENKPEVLKEYEILKSLHNEKVMALHEAYVTPRYLVLVAEYCTGKELLYSLIDRFRYSEDDVVGYLVQILQGVEYLHNRRVLHLDLKPDNIMVTNLNAIKIVDLGSAQSFNPLSLKHQDSRAGTLEYMAPEMVKGEVVGPPADMWTVGVVTYIMLSGRLPFEDKDPLQVESKILIAKFDPVKLYPNVSQSASAFLKKMLSSYPWARATTRDCFTHAWLQDSYLMKLRRQTLTFTSSRLKEFLVEQQCRRTEGATKHKVLLRTYQSSPQAPAPGTAPHVPGP